The sequence below is a genomic window from bacterium.
CCAACTTCGACAACTGCCTCGCCGGCTTCCCCGCGGACGAGTGGTCGCTGCTCGAGGAGAAGATCCGCGGCCTCTCGATGCTGCAGAAGGACGTGCGGGCCTTCGAGCGCTACTTCTTCTCCGGCGCGCAGGAGTGCCCCGTCGACCGGCAGGGCCGCATCCTGATCCCGCCCACGCTGCGCGAGGCCGCGGGTCTCGAGAAGGACGTGGTGCTCCTCGGCGTCGCCAACCGCATCGAGATCTGGAGCAAGGCGCGCTGGGACGCCTTCTACCGCGAGTCCACGGAGAACTTCGAGGCCATCGCCGCGAAGCTCTCCGAATTCGGGTTCTAGCGTGCGCCGATGGCCGAGGTGCACGACCCGGTCATGGTCGCCGAGGCGGTGGACGCGCTCGGCTGCCGCCCCGGCGGACTCTGGGTGGATGCCACCGTGGGCGCCGGCGGCCACGCCGCCGCCATCCTCGAGCGCACCGCTCCCGACGGGTTCCTCATCGGCATCGACCGCGACCGCGAGATCCTCGAGGCCGCCTCGCGCCGCCTCGCGCCGCACGCGGGGCGCTTCGCGCTCGTGCACGGCACCTTCGGGCGGCTGGGGGAGATCGTGACCGGCGCGGGCAGGGGCCCGGCGGCCGGCGTGCTCATCGACCTCGGCCTGTCCTCGCTCCAGCTCGACGAGGCCGACCGCGGCTTCTCCTTCCGCGCCGACGCCCCGCTCGACATGCGCATGGACCGCAGCGACGGCGCCACCGCGCTGGAGCTGATCGCGTCGCTCGACGAGACCGAGCTGGCGCGCATCATCTACGAGTACGGCGAGGAGCCGCAGTCGCGCCGCATCGCGCGCGCCATCCGGCGCGAGCGCGAGCGCGGCGGCGCGTTGACCACGCAGCGGCTGGCGGCGGCGGTCGCCGCGGCCGTCGGCGGCCG
It includes:
- the rsmH gene encoding 16S rRNA (cytosine(1402)-N(4))-methyltransferase RsmH — protein: MAEVHDPVMVAEAVDALGCRPGGLWVDATVGAGGHAAAILERTAPDGFLIGIDRDREILEAASRRLAPHAGRFALVHGTFGRLGEIVTGAGRGPAAGVLIDLGLSSLQLDEADRGFSFRADAPLDMRMDRSDGATALELIASLDETELARIIYEYGEEPQSRRIARAIRRERERGGALTTQRLAAAVAAAVGGR
- the mraZ gene encoding division/cell wall cluster transcriptional repressor MraZ, which translates into the protein MFKGRYQHTLDAKGRLSVPSRFREILSQHREEILILTNFDNCLAGFPADEWSLLEEKIRGLSMLQKDVRAFERYFFSGAQECPVDRQGRILIPPTLREAAGLEKDVVLLGVANRIEIWSKARWDAFYRESTENFEAIAAKLSEFGF